The Arthrobacter sp. D5-1 genome segment TCAACGCCGGAATCGCGGCAGGAACCATCCGGAAGTTCAACGACGTCCGATCCACCGCCGTCGTGATTGCCTCCAACAGCCTGTCCATCCTCATGCTGGGCAGGCATCTCTCAAGGACGCTGGGCGAATTCACTCCGGAGCCCCACGGAATCGGACCCGGGTTGCTGCGGCAGCTCACGCTGCCCGCCCTGGAGATCTACACCCACGGTTTTTATACCGATTCGCGGTTCCTTGAGGCGGCCCGCGACGCTTTGCAGCAAGACACCATCAACCACTGAAGGGAGCATGCCCCGTGACCCAGGCAATCGTCGTCGAGGGGTTGCGCAAGAAGTTCGGTCACCGCGAGGTCCTCCACGGACTGGATTTTGCGGTGGAGGCCGGGACGGTGTTCGGCGTCATCGGGCCCAACGGCGCCGGCAAGACCACCACCATGCGCTGCCTGTTGGACATCATCCGGCCCAGCGCGGGTTCCATCTCGGTTCTCGGACAGAATCCCCGCCGCGCGGGTACCTCCCTTCGCCGAAGGATCGGCTACCTGCCCGGCGAGCTCCACTTGGAGAACCGCACCACAGGCCGCCGCACGTTGGAGCACTTTGCCGCCATCAGCGGCCCTGTGGACCCCCACCACGTCAACGACCTCGCTGACCGCCTGAACCTGGACCTGAGCCGCCAAACCCGGAAACTCTCCAAAGGCAACAAACAGAAGCTGGGGTTGCTGCAGGCCTTCCAGCACCAACCCGAACTCCTGGTGCTGGACGAACCAACCAGCGGCCTGGACCCCTTGGTCCAGCAGGTTTTTCATGCCATGGTCCGCGAGGCAGTGGCCGCAGGCGCCACGGTGTTCCTCAGCTCCCATGTCCTCAGTGAAGTCCAACAAGCAGCCGACGCCGTCGCCATCCTCCGCGACGGCGAAATCGTCACCGTGTCCACCGTGGAGGCCCTACGGATGGCGGCCGTCC includes the following:
- a CDS encoding ABC transporter ATP-binding protein, with translation MTQAIVVEGLRKKFGHREVLHGLDFAVEAGTVFGVIGPNGAGKTTTMRCLLDIIRPSAGSISVLGQNPRRAGTSLRRRIGYLPGELHLENRTTGRRTLEHFAAISGPVDPHHVNDLADRLNLDLSRQTRKLSKGNKQKLGLLQAFQHQPELLVLDEPTSGLDPLVQQVFHAMVREAVAAGATVFLSSHVLSEVQQAADAVAILRDGEIVTVSTVEALRMAAVRQLRFNSTGTAANDVGALLARVPGIANVAVRELPADGHAVGTVVARATLSGHVRPLVQALARLDLTDLVLEEPDLEEAVLTLYTGGAGSEPAADTGGAGSADSHRRAEGAHRA